Proteins from one Pseudomonas grandcourensis genomic window:
- a CDS encoding NmrA/HSCARG family protein: protein MSNTRKLIAVVGATGHQGGAVVRALQANGQFKVRALTRNPAEHLQLADEVVLADLTRPQTLKDAFAGAHGVFLVTNFWEPGTDEYTQALAAVHAAKAAGVQHFIWSTLPNVEAISQGKLDVPHFTDKAKIDTIVSEAGFAHHTFVIAPFFYQNLLGVMAPQKQADGTVGWALPLDPRQRVIHMGDISELGPVVAGAFAQPELVGNGEYLPMVGDFLSFNEVITELNRLGHKVSFKHIPPEVFAGWFPGAQEIAQMLAYFEAHTYLGADSREAIALANKVAGVEPTKFAAWARENFAVPAIA from the coding sequence ATGTCAAATACCCGAAAACTCATTGCCGTCGTCGGCGCAACCGGTCATCAGGGCGGCGCCGTTGTGCGTGCGTTGCAGGCAAACGGTCAATTCAAGGTCCGTGCGTTGACGCGCAATCCGGCCGAACATCTGCAGTTGGCGGACGAAGTCGTGCTGGCGGATCTGACTCGTCCGCAAACACTGAAAGACGCGTTTGCCGGGGCACACGGCGTTTTTCTGGTCACCAACTTCTGGGAGCCGGGTACGGACGAGTACACCCAGGCGCTCGCGGCCGTTCACGCGGCCAAAGCGGCCGGTGTTCAGCACTTCATCTGGTCGACGCTACCGAACGTGGAGGCGATCAGCCAAGGCAAACTCGATGTCCCGCATTTCACCGACAAGGCAAAGATCGACACAATCGTGAGCGAGGCCGGATTTGCGCACCACACCTTCGTGATCGCACCGTTCTTCTATCAGAATCTGCTGGGTGTAATGGCACCGCAGAAGCAAGCAGACGGGACGGTGGGATGGGCGCTGCCGCTCGATCCGAGGCAGCGCGTCATTCACATGGGTGACATCTCCGAACTCGGCCCCGTCGTGGCAGGCGCATTCGCCCAGCCTGAACTGGTCGGGAACGGCGAATACTTGCCGATGGTGGGCGACTTCCTGAGCTTCAACGAGGTCATCACCGAGTTGAATCGACTGGGACACAAGGTCTCGTTCAAGCACATCCCGCCAGAAGTTTTTGCCGGCTGGTTCCCGGGAGCCCAGGAGATAGCGCAGATGCTCGCCTACTTTGAGGCCCACACTTATCTGGGGGCCGATTCGCGCGAGGCCATTGCTCTGGCCAACAAGGTCGCCGGCGTAGAACCGACGAAGTTCGCCGCGTGGGCGAGGGAAAACTTTGCGGTGCCGGCCATCGCCTGA
- a CDS encoding glycine zipper 2TM domain-containing protein, whose translation MKTIASWLTITLLGLVLGGCAAVGAGSGGAGEMEIRSGKIEQITQTQMQTNHDSGVGAILGGIGGLGLGSLIGQGTGRDVAMVAGALAGAAGGNYVEKKKYDQPVDAQQIIVRTHSGVLVQVTQPINPALRKGMNVYVEGSGNEARVVPQS comes from the coding sequence ATGAAAACAATCGCTTCCTGGCTGACGATTACGCTTCTTGGTCTGGTGCTTGGCGGCTGTGCCGCAGTGGGTGCCGGAAGTGGAGGCGCTGGCGAGATGGAAATTCGCTCGGGGAAAATCGAGCAGATCACACAGACCCAGATGCAGACCAATCACGATAGCGGCGTCGGTGCCATATTGGGCGGTATTGGCGGTCTGGGCCTGGGTAGCCTGATCGGCCAGGGTACCGGCCGGGATGTGGCGATGGTCGCCGGTGCCCTCGCGGGGGCGGCAGGCGGCAACTACGTCGAAAAGAAAAAATATGATCAGCCCGTGGACGCACAGCAGATCATCGTGCGCACCCACAGCGGCGTACTGGTTCAAGTGACCCAGCCGATCAATCCGGCGCTGAGAAAAGGCATGAACGTGTATGTCGAGGGTAGTGGTAACGAAGCGCGGGTGGTGCCACAAAGCTAG
- a CDS encoding AraC family transcriptional regulator: MTEHAKYHHVSEVPGLVLGSARFVDTGFDRHYHLDFHVGFVTEGIQRHRSKGESFLLGPGRIALMPPGEIHDGLPEGGDAYTLKTFRLSQALVASLTEEISGQSRELELTGVLLEDAGLAGNLRGLHDAMQEAVGPGSLAVQTQWFSLLEQLLSQSRAIKPETITGTLSPLQWSRVRDYCFSHIDERITLDDLAGLCGLGRFPFLKQFKRTVGMTPHAWLLRLRLERACGLLSGSEQPIIDVAHAVGFYDQSHFNRAFRQAFGVAPSRYRS; the protein is encoded by the coding sequence ATGACTGAGCATGCCAAGTACCATCACGTGTCCGAAGTACCAGGCCTGGTGCTGGGGTCCGCGCGCTTTGTAGACACCGGTTTCGATCGCCATTACCACCTCGATTTCCACGTTGGTTTTGTCACCGAAGGCATCCAGCGTCATCGATCCAAAGGCGAGTCGTTTCTTTTAGGTCCGGGAAGGATTGCCCTGATGCCGCCGGGCGAAATCCACGACGGTCTGCCCGAGGGCGGCGACGCTTATACGCTCAAGACATTCCGACTGTCCCAGGCGCTGGTTGCGAGCCTGACCGAGGAGATCAGCGGTCAATCGAGAGAGCTTGAATTGACCGGTGTGTTGCTGGAAGACGCGGGGCTTGCCGGTAACCTGCGTGGGTTGCACGACGCGATGCAGGAGGCCGTTGGGCCAGGCAGCCTGGCGGTGCAGACGCAATGGTTCAGCCTGCTTGAACAGCTGTTGAGCCAGTCACGGGCGATCAAGCCCGAAACGATTACCGGCACGCTATCGCCCCTGCAATGGTCTCGCGTCAGGGACTATTGTTTCAGTCACATCGATGAGCGAATCACCCTCGATGATCTCGCCGGACTCTGTGGGCTGGGGCGTTTCCCGTTTCTCAAGCAGTTCAAGCGGACGGTCGGCATGACGCCCCACGCGTGGCTGCTTCGCCTGCGTCTTGAACGGGCCTGTGGTCTGCTGTCTGGCAGCGAGCAACCGATCATCGATGTCGCCCACGCCGTCGGCTTTTACGATCAAAGCCATTTCAATCGCGCCTTTCGGCAGGCATTCGGCGTCGCGCCATCGCGCTACAGGTCTTAG
- a CDS encoding pirin family protein: MNVQLQPPIATDPRSAREAETHRAISYRTTGSGHGAIVRLMSPGDLGHLIKPFVFLDLFEGESSFINGMPMHPHSGIATVTVITEGNLRFEDADSGTGMIDYGGVEWMRAGGGVWHGKEMSVGTSKRIQGFQLWIALPPTLENASVDSQYLESSVMPEVGPARVILGAYQSVQSPVRAPAGMNYLLVTLRAGESWTYIPPNGHESLWLSVSRGTLSAPRLVNAGEMAIFEPGNGAVTLKALNKDAVFVIGSAEPHPYDLALGNYSVHTNPQALRAGEAKIAEIGVRLREHLKKPGGSAGVPVFK, translated from the coding sequence ATGAACGTTCAGCTACAACCTCCTATCGCGACTGATCCGCGCTCTGCACGCGAAGCCGAAACTCACCGCGCAATCAGCTATCGCACCACGGGCAGCGGGCACGGCGCTATTGTCCGGCTGATGAGTCCTGGCGATCTCGGCCACCTGATCAAGCCCTTTGTGTTCCTTGATCTGTTCGAAGGTGAGAGCTCATTCATCAACGGCATGCCCATGCATCCGCACTCGGGCATCGCCACCGTCACGGTGATCACCGAAGGCAATTTGCGCTTCGAGGATGCTGATTCGGGTACCGGGATGATTGACTACGGCGGTGTCGAATGGATGCGGGCCGGCGGCGGGGTCTGGCACGGCAAGGAAATGTCGGTAGGCACTTCGAAGCGGATTCAAGGTTTTCAGCTGTGGATTGCACTACCACCGACCTTGGAAAACGCCAGTGTCGATAGCCAATATCTGGAGTCAAGCGTGATGCCTGAAGTGGGGCCGGCGCGGGTGATTCTCGGCGCGTACCAGAGTGTCCAGAGCCCGGTGCGTGCTCCCGCTGGCATGAATTACCTGCTGGTCACGCTACGAGCCGGGGAGTCCTGGACTTACATACCACCCAATGGGCACGAGTCGTTGTGGTTGAGTGTCAGCCGCGGCACTTTGTCCGCACCAAGGTTGGTCAACGCAGGAGAGATGGCCATCTTCGAACCCGGCAACGGCGCAGTGACGCTCAAGGCGCTGAACAAAGACGCCGTCTTCGTGATTGGTTCAGCAGAACCTCATCCCTACGATCTGGCGCTGGGAAACTACTCGGTGCATACCAACCCGCAGGCGCTGCGTGCGGGAGAGGCGAAAATTGCCGAGATTGGCGTTCGCTTGCGTGAGCATCTGAAAAAGCCCGGCGGGTCAGCCGGCGTGCCGGTTTTCAAATAA
- a CDS encoding peptide ABC transporter ATP-binding protein codes for MAVVLTARDLTRHYEVSRGLFKGHATVRALNGVSFELEAGKTLAVVGESGCGKSTLARALTLIEEPSSGSLKIAGQEVAGADKAQRKQLRKDVQMVFQSPYASLNPRQKVGDQLAEPLLINTNLSAAERREKVQAMMKQVGLRPEHYQRYPHMFSGGQRQRIALARAMMLQPKVLVADEPTSALDVSIQAQVLNLFMDLQQEFNTAYVFISHNLAVVRHVADHVMVMYLGRPVEMGTKEDIYSRPLHPYTQALLSATPAIHPDPNKPKIKIVGELPNPLNPPSGCAFHKRCPYATERCSTEEPALRLLDNRQVACHYAEQFLDGAA; via the coding sequence ATGGCCGTCGTTCTTACCGCCCGCGACCTGACCCGTCACTACGAGGTGTCCCGAGGCCTGTTCAAGGGTCACGCCACCGTACGCGCCCTCAACGGCGTGTCGTTCGAACTGGAAGCCGGCAAGACCCTCGCTGTCGTAGGCGAGTCGGGTTGCGGCAAATCCACCCTGGCCCGTGCCCTGACCCTGATCGAAGAGCCGTCCTCCGGCTCCTTGAAAATCGCCGGCCAGGAAGTTGCCGGCGCCGACAAGGCCCAGCGCAAGCAACTGCGCAAAGACGTGCAGATGGTGTTCCAGAGCCCGTACGCCTCGTTGAACCCACGGCAGAAAGTCGGTGATCAGCTGGCAGAGCCACTATTGATCAACACCAATCTGAGCGCCGCGGAACGTCGTGAGAAAGTCCAGGCGATGATGAAGCAGGTGGGCTTGCGTCCCGAACACTACCAGCGTTATCCGCACATGTTCTCCGGCGGTCAGCGCCAGCGGATCGCCCTGGCCCGGGCGATGATGCTGCAACCGAAAGTGCTGGTGGCGGACGAACCGACCTCGGCGCTGGACGTGTCGATTCAGGCGCAGGTGCTCAACCTGTTCATGGATTTGCAGCAAGAGTTCAACACCGCCTACGTGTTCATCTCCCACAACCTGGCAGTAGTTCGCCACGTGGCCGACCACGTGATGGTGATGTACCTCGGTCGCCCGGTGGAAATGGGCACGAAAGAGGACATTTACTCCCGTCCCCTTCACCCCTACACCCAGGCACTGCTGTCGGCGACACCGGCCATCCACCCGGATCCGAACAAGCCGAAAATCAAGATCGTCGGCGAATTGCCCAACCCACTGAACCCGCCGTCCGGCTGCGCCTTCCACAAGCGCTGCCCGTACGCCACCGAGCGTTGCAGCACTGAAGAGCCGGCCCTGCGCCTGCTCGACAACCGCCAGGTGGCTTGCCACTACGCCGAGCAATTCCTCGACGGCGCGGCATAA
- a CDS encoding DoxX family protein: MTTSANIAQTTTSEQSRSDVTQASASLIGRVLLSAIFILSGFSKLAAPAMMIGYIGSVGLPLPQLALAVAIIVEIGGGLALIAGYRTRTVAAVLAVFSVFTALAFHNALGDQNQFIHFFKNIAMAGGLLQVVAFGAGRFSLDARRR; this comes from the coding sequence ATGACGACTTCTGCAAACATCGCTCAAACAACCACCTCTGAACAGAGCCGTTCCGACGTCACCCAAGCCTCGGCCTCGTTGATCGGCCGCGTACTGCTCAGCGCCATCTTCATCCTTTCCGGTTTTTCGAAACTCGCCGCTCCGGCAATGATGATCGGCTACATCGGTTCGGTCGGGCTTCCGCTTCCACAATTGGCACTGGCGGTGGCGATCATTGTAGAGATCGGCGGCGGCCTGGCACTGATCGCCGGATACCGCACCCGCACCGTCGCCGCCGTACTGGCCGTGTTCAGCGTGTTCACCGCGCTGGCGTTCCATAACGCACTGGGCGATCAGAACCAGTTCATCCACTTCTTCAAGAACATCGCGATGGCCGGTGGCCTGCTGCAGGTCGTGGCCTTCGGTGCCGGTCGCTTCAGCCTCGACGCCCGCCGTCGTTGA
- a CDS encoding LysR family transcriptional regulator: protein MLDLNDIAMFVQVVRSGSFAEAARRLGMPPNTVSRRIQQLEAHLGTRLLQRSTRKLTLTSAGHDFHERCAGAVDGLLEAGQELVTGSHEPSGLVRVAAPADFFDFFQMDWVSGFLAAHPRVRLDFVLSDGKADLIAEQIDVAFRGGALRDSGFVGRQILDPRSVGMVASPAYIAAHGSPRTLQDLVDHDCVISAQPGGYATWRLVGPQGEEEVQVSGRFSGNTAQALRRAAVAGLGIALLPPVMARLDVQAGVLVPVLAQYQPKGYGLNVLYPSRRQLPLAVSAFIDLVIEKLNASDAPEVHP from the coding sequence ATGCTCGACCTCAATGACATCGCGATGTTTGTGCAGGTAGTCCGCAGCGGCAGCTTTGCCGAGGCGGCACGACGCCTGGGCATGCCGCCCAATACCGTGAGTCGCCGCATCCAGCAGCTCGAAGCACACCTCGGCACGCGGCTGCTGCAACGCTCCACTCGCAAGCTCACACTCACCAGTGCAGGGCACGACTTTCATGAGCGCTGTGCAGGCGCAGTCGACGGTTTGCTCGAAGCCGGACAGGAGTTGGTGACGGGCAGTCACGAGCCCAGTGGCCTGGTGCGCGTGGCGGCACCGGCCGACTTCTTCGACTTCTTCCAGATGGACTGGGTGAGCGGGTTCCTCGCCGCGCATCCCCGTGTGCGGCTCGACTTCGTACTCAGCGATGGGAAGGCCGACTTGATTGCAGAGCAGATCGACGTCGCGTTTCGCGGCGGCGCCTTGCGCGACTCCGGTTTTGTCGGCCGTCAGATCCTTGACCCGCGCAGCGTCGGAATGGTCGCAAGCCCAGCGTACATTGCCGCACACGGCTCACCCCGCACGTTGCAAGACCTGGTGGACCACGATTGTGTGATCTCGGCGCAACCCGGCGGCTACGCCACATGGCGCCTGGTCGGCCCGCAGGGTGAGGAGGAAGTGCAAGTCAGCGGGCGCTTCAGTGGCAATACCGCACAGGCACTGCGCAGGGCCGCTGTGGCCGGCCTCGGCATCGCGCTACTGCCACCAGTGATGGCCAGGCTCGATGTTCAGGCCGGTGTACTCGTCCCGGTGCTGGCGCAATACCAACCCAAAGGCTATGGCCTGAACGTGCTGTATCCAAGCCGACGACAGTTGCCGCTCGCAGTATCGGCCTTCATCGACCTGGTGATCGAGAAGTTGAATGCGTCGGACGCACCAGAGGTGCACCCGTAG
- a CDS encoding sensor domain-containing diguanylate cyclase, protein MFTRRRGSLVGFTLLAVGLVGFSTLLLLTSETERRETRFSEYVQNISGIVHNQLDTNEAVLSGFSAFLQAVDQSDTEAATRYAAAVLSAYPHIYMLEAARAVPVAEQAAFEELLRRTWRPDFALKDFPSLAQQPAQRQVDLNETWPVMFMYPPLPQSSSIYGVRLETVGHLSYALARTRSNQKPVVSPVFSMFEGGNAYILMQSVRRTEDARESTRPNFFGSTMLSLLLIRTDSLLEAVNDANVDPFVHISAVLKTGAGSENNVFSTDTEQAGFLDQLFLPCLTDRVDIRNASQPMTLLFERQLRFGDVLSAETLVILAVLAGALVLMPLVLIRHFKAIERAEVEHERATYLATHDVLTQLPNRYLFADRFEQAIANWKMDGTQFAVLLIDLDHFKEINDECGHEVGDQVLRTVASCMLQATRSRDTVARYGGDEFVILLTDITSAESAEKKAERLFEAIAQPVMTTAGERTLSCSIGVSLFPVHGQSLDTLLKAADQSMYGVKQLGRKGIAMTETLET, encoded by the coding sequence ATGTTTACCAGGCGGCGCGGCTCCCTGGTGGGGTTCACTCTTCTGGCGGTCGGTTTGGTTGGTTTCTCGACCTTGTTACTGCTGACATCTGAGACCGAACGCCGGGAAACGCGTTTTTCAGAGTACGTACAGAACATTTCCGGCATCGTGCACAACCAGCTCGATACCAATGAAGCGGTATTGTCGGGTTTCTCAGCCTTTCTCCAGGCCGTCGACCAGAGCGATACGGAAGCAGCAACTCGCTATGCGGCAGCGGTTTTATCCGCGTACCCTCACATTTACATGCTCGAGGCGGCGAGGGCGGTCCCCGTCGCCGAGCAGGCTGCATTTGAAGAACTGTTGAGACGCACCTGGCGTCCGGATTTCGCACTCAAGGATTTCCCGAGCCTCGCTCAGCAACCTGCCCAGCGTCAGGTCGATCTCAATGAGACCTGGCCCGTGATGTTCATGTACCCGCCACTCCCGCAATCCAGTTCGATCTATGGCGTCAGGCTGGAAACCGTTGGGCATCTTTCATATGCACTGGCTCGAACCCGCAGTAATCAGAAACCCGTCGTATCACCCGTTTTCTCGATGTTCGAAGGTGGTAATGCTTACATTCTGATGCAGTCTGTCCGTCGGACCGAGGATGCAAGAGAGAGCACACGCCCCAATTTTTTCGGCAGCACGATGTTGTCTTTGCTTTTGATCAGAACGGACTCGTTATTGGAAGCCGTGAATGATGCGAACGTCGATCCTTTCGTCCATATCAGCGCTGTTCTGAAAACCGGTGCCGGTTCAGAAAACAACGTGTTTTCTACAGACACAGAGCAGGCCGGTTTCCTGGATCAGCTTTTCCTGCCGTGCCTGACTGATCGGGTCGACATCAGAAACGCGTCACAACCCATGACGTTGCTGTTTGAGCGTCAGTTGCGGTTTGGGGATGTTCTGAGCGCCGAAACATTGGTGATCCTTGCCGTTTTGGCCGGGGCGCTTGTCCTCATGCCGCTTGTGTTGATCCGGCATTTCAAGGCGATAGAAAGGGCTGAAGTCGAGCACGAGCGAGCAACGTATCTGGCAACCCATGACGTACTCACACAATTGCCCAACCGCTACCTCTTTGCCGATCGTTTTGAGCAGGCCATCGCCAACTGGAAAATGGATGGGACTCAGTTTGCCGTGTTGTTGATCGACCTGGATCACTTCAAGGAAATCAACGACGAATGCGGCCATGAGGTAGGCGATCAAGTGCTTCGAACGGTCGCAAGTTGCATGCTTCAGGCGACTCGCTCGCGTGACACAGTCGCACGCTATGGAGGGGATGAATTCGTCATTCTGCTCACGGACATTACCAGCGCCGAGAGTGCTGAAAAAAAGGCGGAGAGGTTGTTTGAAGCCATCGCACAGCCAGTCATGACAACCGCTGGAGAGCGAACGCTCTCGTGCAGTATCGGGGTTTCGCTGTTTCCGGTTCACGGCCAGAGTCTCGACACTTTGCTCAAGGCGGCGGATCAGTCCATGTATGGCGTCAAACAATTAGGTCGCAAAGGCATTGCAATGACTGAAACGTTAGAGACCTGA
- a CDS encoding low specificity L-threonine aldolase, translating into MNGETNRPPALGFSSDNIAGASPEVAQALVKHSTGQASPYGTDELTAQVRRKFCEIFERDVEVLLVPTGTAANALCLSAMTPPWGNIYCHPASHINNDECGAPEFFSNGAKLMTVDGPAAKLDIVRLRERTRDKVGDVHTTQPACVSITQATEVGSIYTLDEIAAIGDVCKSSSLGLHMDGSRFANALVSLGCSPAEMTWKAGVDALSFGATKNGVLAAEAIVLFNTSLATEMSYRRKRAGHLFSKMRFLAAQIDAYLTDDLWLRNARKANAAAQRLAQGLAGLSGVEVLGGTEANILFCRLDKAMIDALLKAGFGFYHDRWGPNVVRFVTSFATTAEDVDHLLNQVRRAIDRERE; encoded by the coding sequence ATGAACGGTGAAACAAACAGGCCGCCCGCGCTGGGTTTTTCAAGTGACAACATCGCCGGTGCATCGCCGGAGGTGGCACAAGCCCTGGTCAAACACAGCACAGGCCAGGCGAGTCCCTATGGCACCGACGAGTTGACGGCGCAGGTCCGGCGCAAGTTCTGCGAGATCTTCGAGCGTGACGTCGAAGTGCTCCTCGTACCCACCGGCACCGCCGCCAACGCCCTGTGCCTTAGCGCGATGACGCCACCCTGGGGCAACATCTACTGCCACCCCGCCAGCCATATCAACAATGATGAATGCGGCGCGCCGGAGTTCTTTTCCAACGGCGCGAAGCTGATGACCGTCGACGGCCCGGCGGCCAAGCTGGATATCGTCCGACTGCGCGAGCGCACTCGCGACAAAGTCGGCGACGTGCATACGACCCAACCCGCCTGCGTCAGCATCACCCAGGCCACCGAAGTCGGCAGCATCTACACCCTGGATGAAATCGCAGCCATTGGTGACGTCTGCAAATCCTCCTCCCTGGGATTGCATATGGATGGATCGCGCTTCGCCAACGCCCTGGTGTCGCTTGGCTGCTCCCCGGCCGAGATGACGTGGAAGGCCGGCGTGGATGCCCTGTCGTTCGGTGCCACCAAGAACGGCGTGCTGGCGGCGGAAGCCATCGTCCTGTTCAACACCTCCCTCGCCACCGAGATGAGTTACCGGCGCAAGCGCGCAGGCCATCTGTTTTCCAAAATGCGTTTTCTGGCGGCGCAGATCGATGCGTACCTGACCGACGACCTCTGGTTGCGCAACGCACGCAAGGCCAACGCTGCCGCCCAGCGCCTGGCCCAGGGACTTGCCGGCCTGAGCGGCGTTGAGGTGCTCGGCGGCACCGAGGCGAACATCCTGTTCTGTCGGCTGGACAAGGCAATGATCGATGCGCTGCTAAAGGCCGGCTTCGGGTTCTACCATGATCGCTGGGGGCCAAATGTTGTTCGCTTTGTCACCTCGTTCGCCACCACCGCCGAGGATGTCGATCACCTGCTGAACCAGGTGAGGCGAGCTATAGATCGGGAACGCGAGTAA
- a CDS encoding LysR family transcriptional regulator, translating to MISDPGTPTLDQLRVFLTVVEVGSFAAAARKLHRATSVVSYSIANLEMQLGVSLFDRQTTRKPQLTDAGRTVLAEARTIANGIHGLRAKVKGLLQGLEAEVHVVLDVMLPPERVVDALKSFREEFPTVALHLHMEALGAVTERVVNRGAIIGVSGPMNEGIDGIERMGVGSVELIPVAAPNHPLASSDSNVPGAGREHTQLVLSDRSLLTKDKDFAVLSNRTWRLADLGAKHMLLREGIGWGNMPAPMVREDLESGRLVQLNIPEYKSGIYPFDVIYRTDLPPGPAARWLIDRFAQQSSAQETSP from the coding sequence ATGATCTCTGACCCGGGAACACCGACACTGGACCAACTGCGGGTGTTCCTGACGGTCGTGGAAGTCGGCAGTTTTGCAGCCGCCGCCAGAAAACTTCATCGCGCCACGTCGGTTGTCAGCTACTCGATCGCCAACCTGGAAATGCAGCTCGGCGTGTCGCTGTTCGATCGCCAGACGACCCGCAAGCCCCAGCTCACCGATGCCGGTCGCACCGTACTGGCCGAAGCCAGGACCATTGCCAACGGCATCCATGGGCTACGCGCCAAGGTCAAAGGCCTGCTCCAGGGGCTCGAAGCCGAAGTTCACGTGGTGCTTGATGTCATGCTGCCCCCCGAGCGCGTGGTGGATGCACTCAAATCCTTTCGCGAAGAATTCCCGACCGTTGCCCTGCACTTGCACATGGAAGCCCTCGGCGCCGTCACTGAACGGGTGGTCAACCGTGGTGCGATCATCGGCGTCAGCGGTCCGATGAACGAGGGTATCGACGGGATCGAGAGAATGGGCGTCGGCAGTGTCGAGTTGATTCCCGTGGCGGCCCCGAATCATCCGCTGGCTTCAAGCGACTCGAACGTTCCGGGCGCCGGCCGAGAACACACGCAACTGGTGCTGTCCGACCGCTCGCTTTTGACCAAGGACAAGGATTTCGCCGTGCTCAGTAACCGCACCTGGCGCCTGGCGGACCTTGGCGCCAAGCACATGCTGCTGCGTGAAGGCATCGGTTGGGGGAACATGCCGGCCCCGATGGTCCGGGAAGACCTGGAGAGCGGCCGACTCGTGCAACTGAACATCCCGGAATACAAGAGCGGAATTTACCCCTTCGACGTCATCTACCGCACGGATCTGCCGCCGGGGCCGGCTGCGAGGTGGTTGATCGACCGCTTCGCTCAACAAAGCTCGGCGCAGGAGACATCCCCTTGA
- a CDS encoding NADP-dependent oxidoreductase, with protein MKALRVYEYGSPDVLRLEEIADPVAGVGEVLIDVAAAGVNPIDWKVLSGAMKAFIPLPLPFTPGVEVAGTVVALGEGVTEFNISDEVFGFINIVGGYATKAVAQVSKLALKPKSLSVLQAGAVPASALTAWQALTEHAGVQRRQKVLIHAAAGGVGSMAVQIAKYLGAEVYATASAHHHAYLKEIGADYTIDYTTQAFEELVSGLDVVLDLVGGETQTRSFAVLKKHGVLVSPVSAPNMSLANDYGVTPANFATRSDGRQLSLIAELFDKGHLNVDVETYPLSEGTIAIEKSMGRHLRGRLVLDTTK; from the coding sequence ATGAAAGCCCTACGCGTATACGAATACGGCAGTCCTGATGTATTACGCCTGGAAGAAATTGCAGACCCTGTCGCCGGCGTTGGCGAGGTGCTGATCGATGTCGCCGCAGCCGGGGTCAACCCGATTGACTGGAAAGTCCTGTCCGGCGCCATGAAAGCGTTCATCCCGTTGCCGCTGCCTTTTACTCCGGGCGTTGAGGTGGCCGGCACCGTCGTCGCGCTGGGGGAGGGCGTCACTGAGTTCAACATCAGCGATGAAGTGTTCGGCTTCATCAACATCGTCGGCGGTTACGCGACCAAAGCCGTTGCCCAGGTTTCCAAACTAGCGCTCAAGCCAAAATCCCTCAGTGTCTTGCAGGCTGGCGCTGTTCCGGCATCGGCATTGACGGCGTGGCAGGCACTGACCGAACACGCTGGCGTGCAACGTCGACAGAAGGTATTGATCCACGCCGCGGCCGGTGGCGTGGGCAGTATGGCCGTACAGATTGCCAAGTACCTGGGCGCTGAAGTCTACGCAACGGCCTCGGCACACCACCATGCCTACCTGAAGGAAATCGGAGCGGACTACACCATCGACTACACCACCCAGGCTTTTGAGGAACTGGTATCAGGCCTCGATGTGGTACTGGACCTGGTGGGTGGCGAAACGCAAACCCGTTCGTTTGCGGTACTGAAAAAGCACGGCGTGCTGGTGTCGCCGGTTAGCGCTCCAAACATGTCGCTGGCCAATGACTACGGCGTGACCCCCGCGAACTTCGCCACCCGTTCGGATGGCCGGCAGCTCTCGCTCATCGCCGAACTGTTCGACAAGGGACACCTCAACGTCGATGTAGAGACTTACCCCTTGAGCGAGGGGACAATCGCGATCGAGAAAAGCATGGGCCGTCACTTACGGGGCAGGCTTGTTCTCGATACAACAAAGTAA